A region from the Pungitius pungitius chromosome 16, fPunPun2.1, whole genome shotgun sequence genome encodes:
- the adamts15a gene encoding A disintegrin and metalloproteinase with thrombospondin motifs 15a has protein sequence MTTNIVMFIRAAFLLCFMVSLSKLISCMETELCFPIRLDNHKHSRRDFDNDVEILNGKCVLKIRAFQQEFVIELRQDSNFIAPSISNQDEFWLSNTDVTGDLRWCFYSGYVHADPHSYAALSLCKGLHGAFGFQGWEYFISPVQNDTATAEGAHIIRRRASDNLKLNSTSRCAVDADISLQVAQSLEKYKRLQDDNNVTETLLKKMGRAKRFASIPRYVETLVVADESMVQFHGADLNHYLLTLMSVAAKLYKHPSILNSINIVVVKIVVISEEDKGLKVSGNAALTLRNFCTWQKKMNKNNDKQRDYWDTAILFTRQDLCGASTCDTLGMADVGTMCDPKRSCSVIEDDGLPSAFTTAHELGHVFNMPHDNVRACEDVFGKLQDNHMMSPTLIQINRTSPWSLCSAAIVTEFLDSGHGECLLDHPQKPLFLPDEMPGTSYILDRQCELAFGEGSKPCPFMQPPCGRLWCTGKSNGNLVCMTRHFPWADGTHCGDNQVCNQGVCSNKQVRHVKVDGRWGRWGPFGSCSRTCGGGVQLSKRECSNPVPSNGGKYCQGVRVKYRSCSPNQCTETGKTFREEQCASTGRSFNSNRIDPSVVWVPKYSGVSTHDRCKLICRANGTGYFYVLAPKVVDGTPCSPDSTGVCVQGKCIKAGCDGKIGSTKKFDKCGICGGDSKSCKKVSGLFTKPEHGYNFVVMLPLGAANIDIRQRGYKGMRSDDNYLAVKNSEGHYLLNGNYVVSAGERDIFIKKSLLRYSGTAGLAETLQAVKPLGESLTVEVLCAGKMTPPRIRYSFYLARQAKEDKSQKKEVRVNSHNSVLSEDSAMENGVDTLKKSYSKEDLGLGKWISTGWDQCSVSCGVGFQRRMVQCLSADEKPWMDCDPSQRPPATRVCGDPCPDWHIGQWSPCSRTCGKGFKRRPLDCKTQTGHLLPRNHCAGLRKPQELDFCNRMAC, from the exons ATGACTACAAACATCGTCATGTTTATCAGAGCAgcttttctcctctgctttatggTTTCACTCTCAAAACTTATCAGTTGCATGGAAACGGAACTTTGCTTCCCCATTCGATTGGATAACCACAAACACAGCAGGAGAGATTTTGACAACGACGTGGAAATCCTAAATGGGAAATGTGTCTTAAAAATACGAGCTTTCCAGCAGGAATTTGTGATCGAATTGCGCCAGGACTCGAATTTCATTGCGCCTTCCATTTCCAACCAAGACGAATTCTGGCTCTCCAACACCGATGTCACCGGTGACCTGAGATGGTGTTTTTACTCCGGGTACGTGCACGCTGACCCACATTCTTATGCTGCTCTGAGCCTCTGTAAGGGTTTACACGGTGCGTTTGGCTTTCAAGGCTGGGAATATTTTATCAGCCCGGTGCAAAATGACACCGCAACGGCGGAAGGTGCGCACATTATCCGGCGCAGAGCCAGCGACAACCTGAAGCTCAATTCAACCTCTAGGTGCGCAGTGGACGCCGACATAAGTCTCCAGGTTGCGCAATCGTTGGAGAAATACAAGCGTTTACAAGATGACAACAATGTGACCGAAACGTTGCTGAAGAAGATGGGGAGAGCGAAAAGGTTCGCTTCAATCCCCAGGTACGTGGAGACGCTCGTGGTGGCGGACGAGTCCATGGTGCAGTTCCACGGAGCGGACTTAAATCACTACCTCTTGACACTGATGTCAGTGGCGGCGAAGCTCTACAAACACCCCAGTATTCTCAACTCTATCAACATTGTGGTTGTGAAGATCGTGGTTATATCCGAGGAGGACAAAGGGCTCAAGGTGTCCGGAAACGCAGCCTTGACCCTGCGAAACTTTTGCACCTggcaaaaaaagatgaacaaaaacaacGACAAGCAGCGTGACTACTGGGACACGGCAATCCTCTTCACCAGACAG gacctgTGTGGAGCTTCCACCTGTGACACTCTTGGCATGGCAGATGTTGGCACCATGTGCGACCCCAAGAGGAGCTGCTCTGTGATCGAAGACGACGGCCTTCCCTCAGCCTTCACCACTGCCCATGAACTCG GACACGTGTTCAACATGCCACACGACAATGTGAGGGCGTGTGAGGACGTGTTTGGGAAGCTACAAGACAACCACATGATGTCTCCCACTCTCATTCAGATCAACCGCACCAGCCCATGGTCCCTCTGCAGTGCGGCCATCGTCACTGAATTCCTGGACAGCGGGCATG GGGAATGTCTGCTCGACCACCCTCAGAAACCGTTGTTCCTCCCTGACGAGATGCCGGGAACGTCCTACATCCTCGACCGTCAGTGTGAGCTGGCGTTCGGCGAAGGCTCCAAGCCCTGTCCCTTCATGCAGCCACCGTGTGGCCGTCTGTGGTGCACAGGAAAATCCAACGGCAATTTGGTGTGCATGACTCGTCACTTCCCCTGGGCAGACGGGACACACTGTGGGGACAATCAGGTCTGCAACCAAGGGGTCTGTTCCAACAAACAGGTCCGACATGTGAAG GTGGACGGccggtgggggaggtggggtcCGTTCGGTTCCTGCTCACGCACATGTGGGGGCGGCGTCCAACTCTCTAAAAGAGAGTGTAGCAACCCAGTTCCGTCAAATGGGGGTAAATACTGCCAAGGGGTGAGGGTCAAATACCGCTCCTGCAGTCCCAACCAGTGCACTGAAACAG GTAAGACTTTTCGCGAGGAGCAGTGTGCCAGCACTGGACGGAGTTTCAATAGTAACCGCATCGACCCCTCCGTGGTCTGGGTACCCAAGTACTCTGGAGTGTCCACCCATGACAGATGTAAACTCATCTGCAGAGCTAACGGCACTGGCTACTTCTACGTCCTGGCACCCAAG GTTGTGGATGGGACTCCATGCTCCCCTGACTCCACAGGAGTGTGTGTCCAAGGGAAGTGCATCAAAGCTGGGTGTGATGGAAAAATTGGCTCCACCAAGAAGTTTGATAAGTGTGGAATCTGCGGAGGAGATAGCAAGAGCTGCAAAAAGGTGTCGGGACTCTTTACAAAGCCTGA GCACGGCTACAACTTCGTGGTCATGTTACCACTGGGCGCAGCCAACATAGACATCCGCCAGCGGGGCTACAAGGGAATGAGGAGTGACGACAACTATTTGGCGGTTAAAAACAGCGAGGGCCACTACCTGCTCAATGGGAACTACGTTGTGTCAGCTGGAGAGAGGGACATCTTTATAAAGAAAAGTCTGCTGCGCTACAGCGGCACAGCCGGCCTCGCCGAGACCCTGCAGGCTGTCAAGCCCCTGGGAGAATCCCTGACTGTAGAGGTTCTGTGTGCAGGCAAGATGACGCCGCCTCGCATCCGCTACTCCTTCTACCTCGCCCGTCAGGCCAAGGAGGACAAATCTCAGAAGAAGGAGGTGCGTGTCAATTCCCATAACAGTGTTTTGTCTGAGGATAGCGCCATGGAGAATGGGGTCGACACCCTGAAGAAGTCTTACAGCAAGGAGGACCTGGGTCTCGGGAAATGGATATCCACAGGTTGGGATCAGTGCTCAGTGAGCTGCGGCGTCGGGTTCCAGAGGAGGATGGTGCAGTGTCTGAGTGCAGATGAGAAGCCATGGATGGACTGTGATCCTTCTCAAAGACCCCCAGCCACCAGGGTTTGCGGAGACCCCTGTCCGGATTGGCATATTGGGCAGTGGTCACCTTGCTCCAGAACCTGTGGGAAGGGCTTCAAGAGACGACCGTTGGACTGCAAGACCCAAACTGGGCATCTGCTCCCAAGGAACCACTGCGCAGGCTTACGCAAGCCACAGGAGCTGGACTTCTGTAACCGAATGGCTTGCTAA